In Myxococcota bacterium, the DNA window AGATCGTCGAAGCGAGCTTCGGCGAGCAGGTGGTCACCGTGAACACCAGCGACATCCTGGCGAAGCTGCTCGTCCAGACCTCGCGCTCGGTGGGCCTCTCCACGGTCTACAACGAGCTGCTCTCCTTCGACGGCTGCGAGATGTACTTCCATGAGGACGACTGGGGCGGCTCGCGCTTCGGCGACCTCGCCTACCACTTCCCCGACGGCGTCCCGATGGGCATCCGCGGGGGCGACGGCGAGATCCAGATGAATCCCAGCCGCGACCACGTCCTCGCGGACGACGACGAGATCCTGATCGTTGCCGAGGACGACTCGACCATCGAACTGCGCGGCAAGCCGGTGGCCCAGCCGCGCGACCTGCCCCTGGCCGGCGGCCGGCTCTCCCAGGAGGTCGAGCGCGAGCTGATCCTGGGCTGGAACCGCAAGGCACCGATCATCCTGCGGGAGTTCGCCGACTACGTCCGCGAGGGCAGCCACGTGGACGTCATGCTGACGAGCCCGACGGAGGGAGAGCGTGAGGCGATCGCCGCCCTCGACGCCGAGCTCGACACGCTTTCGCTCAGCCTGGTGGAAGCCGACTGCATGAGCCGCGAGGCCCTGCTGGCCCAGCGTCCCTTCGAGTACGACAACATCATCATCCTGGCCGGCAGCGACGAAGCACGCGTCGACATCGCCCAGGTCGATTCGGAGAACATCGTGACGCTGCTGCTACTACGCAGCATCTTCGCCGAGTTCCCGGAGCAGAGCGGCTGCACGAAGCTGATCACCGAGGTGCTCGACTCGCAGAACCACGCGCTCGTGGCGCGGGCGGGCGTCAAGGACGTGATCATCTCGAACAAGCTGGTCAGCATGATCATGGCCCAGATCTCGGAGAGCCGGGACATCAAGCGCGTCTACGACGACCTCTTCCAGGAGGACGGCTCGGAGATCTACCTGAAGCCGGCGAGCCTCTACTTCGAGGAGCTGCCCCGGAAGGTCACCTTCGCCGACATGATCGAGATGGCAGGGAAGCGCGACGAGGTCTGCATCGGCGTGAAGATCAAGGCCTACGAGAGCGACAGCGAGCGCAACAACGGCGTGAAGCTGATCCCCGAGAAGAAGAAGCTCTACAGCCTGCGCCCCGAGGACTGCCTGATCGTGCTGGCCGAGGACGAGCTCTAGGTCGGAGCGGGGCTAGTCGAGGAGGTCGGCGAGTCGGCGGATCCGCGCGCAGTCGCGCTCGGGGTAGGTCCCGGTCTCGTCGATCAGGATCGCCTCGAGGCCGGCGGCGCGCGCGCCGCGGACGTCGATCGCGTAGATGTCGCCCACGTAGACGGTGGCGTCCGCCGCGACTTCGAGACGCGTCAGCGCTCGCGCGAAGATCTCGGGATCGGGCTTCTCGACGCCCTCGAGGTGGGAATCGAGGATGCACTCGAGGTGGTCGGTGAGCCCGGCCGCTCCGAGGAGCGACGCCACGCGGCCATCCGCATTCGACACGACGCCGGTGCGAAAGCCGCGCTCGCGCAGGCCGGCCAGGGTCTCGGCGGCGCCCGGGAGGGGTACCCGCCAGAGGTTCGCGCGCCGCTGCTCTTCGGCGAGCTCCGCGGCGAGGGGTGCGCAATCGGCGTCCCCCACCCCCGCGTACCCCAGCAGCGCGCCGAAGTAGCCAGCGATCCGGTCGGCGTCGCGATCCTGCACCCCACGCTCACGCTCGGCGCGTGCGTCGATTTCGTGTCGCGCGCGCGCCTCGCCCTCCGCCAGCGCCTCCAGGCGGAGCGTCACCCCGCGCGCCGCAGCGCGCTCGGCGATGAAGCCGTGGTCCAGGCGAATCAGCGTGCCGCCCGCGTCGAACAGGACAGCCGTGATCTCACGCGGGGATCCGAGGGCAGACAGGCGCGGCACGGGCGGAGCCTAGGGGCCGGCCCGCCCCCGCACAACGCCATGCGACCGCAGCTGCGATCTCGAGACTACGCCTCCCGACGCTTCCAGGGATCCTTCCGCGCCCCTCGGCGGCGACTGAAGATGCGCTTGTCGTGCTCCTTGCGGAGCTGGCGCTCGATCCGGTTCAAGACCTGGTCCGAGGCCGGTCGCGCTGCTTCGGCATGCGCCTGGGTGGCCACGTTCGTGTTCTTTCCCAGCACATGACCATGAGCCTCGAAGCCCGTACCCTGCTCGAAGAGCGTGAGTTCGATGCGTTCGACTTCGCGGAACTCGCCAGACAGCACGTCGCAGCGGCGCTCAATCGCCGCTCGGATCTCCTCGTCGACCTCGAGATCCTTGAAGTGCACCACGATCGAAGCGTTGCTGGCCATGCGAGTTCTCCTAGCGATAGGCCTCCGGGCGGGTCCGCCTTCGCCCGAAGGCGGCTCGCCGGCGGTGGCTCGGCTGCGGCGAGCGGGGGTCGGCGTGACGGTGACCGAAGCGGTGCACCGACGGGGCCAACGAAAGGTTCCCAAGGTCTCGCACGCAAAGTCAGAGTACCACAACGAGCGCGCGTCACCGCTCCGTCGGTGCGCCTCGTGCTACGCCGCGCGCGATCCGAAGCATCGCCGCCCACTTGCGCCGCGGTCTGCCGGCTCGTGGCGGCGGCTTGCCGTCAGCCGTGGAGCGCGCGCGCCGTCGGAGAGCGATCGTCGCGATAGTCGGCGGGCGCGCCGGCATAGAGCAGCTTCCCGCCCTCGGGCCCGCCACCCGGACCCAGGTCGATCAGGTGATCGGCCCGGCGCAACACCGCCGTGTGATGCTCGGTGACGACGATGCTCGCACCGCGATCGAGCAGCTGCTCGAAGCACCCCAGCAGCCGCTCGACGTCGGCCGGGTGCAGGCCCATCGTCGGCTCGTCGAAGACGTAGAGCGTGCCCGGCTTGCCGTCGGCCAGCGCCTGGGCGAGGCGCAAGCGCTGGGCCTCTCCACCAGAGAGCGTCGACAGCGGTTGTCCGAGGGAGAGATAGCCGAGGCCGACGTCCACCAGCGGCGTCAAGCGCGTCACGATGGCGCGTTCGTCGTGGAAGCGCGCGACGGCCTCGTCGACGCTCAGCCCCAGCACGTCGACGATGCTGAGTCCTTTCCAGGTCAGCTGGCGCGCTTCCGCGCGGTAGCGCGTCCCCAGGCACTGGTCGCAGGGCATCCGCACGTCGTCGAGGAACTGCATGTCGACGACGAGCTCGCCGGAACCCTCACACGTCTCGCAGCGCCCACCCGCCACGTTGAACGAGAACCAGCCCGGCCCCGCGCCGTGGGCCTTCGCCTCTCGCGTTTCGGAAAAACGCTTG includes these proteins:
- a CDS encoding HAD family hydrolase gives rise to the protein MPRLSALGSPREITAVLFDAGGTLIRLDHGFIAERAAARGVTLRLEALAEGEARARHEIDARAERERGVQDRDADRIAGYFGALLGYAGVGDADCAPLAAELAEEQRRANLWRVPLPGAAETLAGLRERGFRTGVVSNADGRVASLLGAAGLTDHLECILDSHLEGVEKPDPEIFARALTRLEVAADATVYVGDIYAIDVRGARAAGLEAILIDETGTYPERDCARIRRLADLLD
- a CDS encoding HPF/RaiA family ribosome-associated protein, with amino-acid sequence MASNASIVVHFKDLEVDEEIRAAIERRCDVLSGEFREVERIELTLFEQGTGFEAHGHVLGKNTNVATQAHAEAARPASDQVLNRIERQLRKEHDKRIFSRRRGARKDPWKRREA